The proteins below are encoded in one region of Ferruginibacter lapsinanis:
- a CDS encoding helix-turn-helix domain-containing protein, whose protein sequence is MLNQSTLTLVNPQNGNLAFKYLEFDDNSFFDHIQRNNYFSLIWITEGKGKLNADFAEYDFETGNLFAFSPYQPYMFNTIQSIKGIAIYFHPEFFCIYKHHKEVSCNGVLYNNIYQPPYVKLDDNSTATFTMICEQIKAEMQNADLAQHELLVSYLKILLINAARLKTQQQPDAATIITDNKEPFILQKLKDAIEANFKTKHSPADYAELLFITPKALAKITKSYFNKTLSSMINERIIIEAKRELYLTNKTIKEIAWELGYEDEYYFSRFFKVNADVSPQLYRDTVGYARATA, encoded by the coding sequence ATGCTTAATCAATCTACATTAACATTGGTAAATCCGCAGAACGGTAATCTTGCTTTCAAATACCTCGAGTTTGATGACAATAGTTTTTTCGATCACATCCAACGCAATAATTATTTTTCATTGATCTGGATCACCGAAGGCAAAGGAAAATTAAATGCGGATTTTGCTGAGTACGATTTTGAAACCGGCAACCTGTTTGCCTTCTCTCCTTACCAGCCTTATATGTTTAATACAATACAATCAATAAAAGGGATCGCTATTTATTTCCACCCCGAATTTTTCTGCATCTATAAACACCATAAAGAGGTTTCCTGCAACGGGGTATTGTATAATAATATTTATCAGCCTCCATATGTAAAGCTCGACGATAACTCTACTGCAACTTTTACAATGATCTGTGAGCAAATAAAAGCAGAAATGCAAAACGCCGATCTGGCACAACATGAACTGCTGGTTTCATATCTGAAAATATTATTGATCAATGCGGCTCGTTTAAAAACGCAGCAACAACCAGATGCAGCAACGATCATTACAGATAATAAAGAACCTTTCATTCTTCAAAAATTAAAAGATGCCATCGAAGCAAATTTTAAAACAAAACACTCACCTGCCGACTATGCCGAACTGCTTTTTATAACTCCTAAAGCTTTAGCCAAGATCACCAAATCATATTTTAATAAAACACTCAGCAGCATGATCAATGAACGGATCATCATTGAAGCTAAACGGGAATTATACCTGACCAATAAAACCATCAAAGAGATTGCATGGGAATTAGGTTATGAAGATGAATATTATTTCAGTCGGTTCTTTAAAGTGAATGCAGATGTATCTCCGCAATTGTACAGAGATACAGTTGGTTATGCAAGAGCTACTGCATAA
- a CDS encoding M1 family metallopeptidase, protein MQSRSIISIVLLFICSGAFAQKVDKGVSDELAAWRKKEISNIQYRLSFHIPASTKHITAKEVIQFDLKHTDKKVQIDFKTEGKQIKSLIVNNKIVKPQLINEHIIVEPALLLKKNNRVQIDFNVSGNSIKTDTSGLVYTLFVPANARESFACFDQPDLKAKFELTLTIPNTWVSVSNGKAVKQTATSTEKTCYFEPTTPISTYLFCFAAGKFNVYSETRDGRTINFYYRETNKNKLDSNLADCMDLQFKALAFVSDYLQSAYPFSKFDFVEIPGFGVGGMEHPGSIFYKGDEIFLEKPSATDIYVRKRTIGHEVSHIWFGDLVTMKWFNEVWLKEVFANYMGDKFTNTQGVDKDFNKKFLLGNFPLAYSVDRFPSSNPILLQLPNLDQAGLAYGEISYFKTPIMMHQLELLIGEENFRKGIQDYIKIYKWGNADFSQLIEQFKKYTTADLDYWLEAWVKKQGRPVIQYTIDTTGGIINDFSFTQYGEYDTKRILPQKFDMMLYYDSSTTETIHVNMVKAAQKISEIIGKKAPALILFNTSGEGYGVFPIDKAFVNKGLRNTSVVTRASAIVNLFELMLRSKEKEPGQLSTLYKPRPKEMLDILCSLVSRETDRQLLERELRYISTIYWNLLKPATRQKVGPQVEETLLNAIQQQTIPNRTSIFRTYIKIAESARANDSLYLYWSKRKAPYDISIVLSDFTAIATHLALMNYKVDEVLKTELDSLKNFYADHKSFLFLTKALSNNVQVRDSFFNSLLKYEGRIEGSDVITSLYLLHHPLRQKYSKKYIKQSLAILADVLHTNDIFFAPDWISGTLSAYHDKETVQLLQSYLSKSHPEVPYLLMQIVRQSADWVFRAEAISE, encoded by the coding sequence ATGCAATCAAGATCGATCATATCCATTGTATTGTTATTCATTTGCTCCGGCGCTTTTGCTCAAAAAGTAGATAAAGGCGTATCTGATGAACTTGCCGCCTGGCGCAAAAAGGAGATCAGCAACATACAATACCGGTTAAGCTTTCATATACCGGCTTCTACCAAACATATCACTGCCAAAGAGGTCATTCAATTTGATCTGAAGCATACAGATAAAAAAGTGCAGATCGATTTTAAAACTGAAGGAAAGCAAATAAAAAGTTTAATTGTAAATAATAAAATAGTAAAACCGCAGCTGATCAATGAGCACATCATTGTAGAACCTGCTTTACTTTTAAAAAAGAATAACCGGGTACAGATCGATTTTAATGTGTCGGGCAACTCAATAAAAACAGACACCAGTGGTTTAGTGTATACTTTATTTGTACCTGCCAACGCAAGGGAGAGCTTTGCTTGTTTTGATCAACCCGATCTTAAAGCAAAATTTGAATTGACCTTGACCATTCCTAATACATGGGTATCCGTTAGTAACGGCAAAGCTGTAAAACAAACAGCAACATCTACCGAAAAGACCTGCTACTTTGAACCTACCACCCCTATCAGCACTTACCTGTTTTGTTTTGCTGCCGGTAAATTCAATGTGTATTCAGAAACAAGAGATGGTCGTACCATAAATTTCTATTACCGTGAAACCAATAAAAATAAACTCGATTCTAACCTGGCCGATTGTATGGACCTTCAATTCAAAGCATTGGCTTTCGTTTCAGATTATCTTCAATCAGCATATCCGTTCAGTAAGTTTGATTTTGTGGAGATCCCCGGATTCGGCGTAGGAGGAATGGAACACCCCGGCTCCATATTCTATAAGGGAGATGAGATCTTTCTTGAAAAACCATCCGCAACAGACATCTATGTACGCAAACGCACCATCGGACACGAAGTGAGTCATATCTGGTTCGGCGATCTGGTAACAATGAAATGGTTCAATGAAGTTTGGCTGAAAGAGGTCTTTGCAAATTATATGGGTGATAAGTTTACCAACACACAAGGTGTAGATAAAGACTTCAATAAAAAATTTTTACTGGGCAATTTTCCACTCGCCTATTCAGTAGACAGGTTCCCTTCTTCCAATCCTATTCTGTTACAGCTACCTAACCTGGATCAGGCCGGCCTTGCCTATGGCGAGATATCTTATTTTAAGACACCCATCATGATGCATCAATTGGAACTATTGATTGGTGAAGAAAATTTCAGGAAAGGCATACAGGATTATATCAAAATATATAAATGGGGCAATGCCGATTTTAGCCAGCTAATTGAACAGTTTAAAAAATACACTACTGCCGATCTCGATTATTGGTTAGAAGCATGGGTAAAAAAACAAGGCAGGCCGGTTATTCAATATACTATCGACACTACCGGTGGTATCATCAATGATTTTTCGTTTACACAATATGGTGAGTATGATACAAAAAGGATCTTACCACAGAAATTCGATATGATGCTTTACTATGACAGCAGCACAACAGAAACCATTCATGTCAATATGGTCAAAGCAGCTCAAAAGATCAGTGAGATCATTGGCAAAAAAGCTCCTGCTTTGATCCTGTTCAACACATCAGGCGAAGGCTATGGGGTATTCCCCATTGATAAAGCATTTGTCAATAAAGGACTGCGTAATACTTCAGTAGTAACAAGAGCATCGGCTATCGTAAATCTTTTTGAATTAATGCTCCGGTCAAAAGAAAAAGAGCCCGGTCAATTGTCTACTCTATATAAACCGCGGCCAAAAGAAATGCTTGATATATTATGTTCATTGGTGAGTAGAGAAACGGATCGGCAGTTGTTAGAAAGAGAACTCAGATATATCTCAACCATCTATTGGAATTTACTCAAACCGGCAACCAGGCAAAAGGTTGGTCCACAAGTGGAGGAAACTTTATTGAACGCAATACAACAACAAACAATACCCAATAGAACTTCAATCTTTAGAACCTATATAAAGATAGCCGAGTCTGCCAGGGCCAATGATTCCCTGTATCTTTATTGGAGTAAAAGAAAAGCCCCTTATGATATTTCTATTGTCCTGTCCGACTTCACCGCTATAGCCACCCACCTGGCTCTAATGAATTATAAGGTAGATGAAGTACTGAAAACCGAACTCGACAGTCTGAAAAATTTTTATGCAGATCATAAGTCATTCTTATTTCTCACAAAAGCGCTTTCAAATAATGTTCAGGTAAGAGACAGCTTTTTTAACTCATTACTGAAATACGAAGGAAGAATTGAAGGCAGTGATGTGATAACCAGTTTATACTTGTTACACCATCCGCTCAGGCAGAAGTATAGCAAAAAATACATAAAGCAATCCCTGGCTATTTTAGCTGATGTGCTACATACGAACGATATATTTTTTGCTCCCGACTGGATATCCGGCACATTGAGCGCTTACCATGATAAAGAAACTGTACAATTACTGCAATCATATCTTTCTAAAAGCCACCCGGAAGTTCCATACTTGTTAATGCAAATAGTAAGACAAAGTGCGGATTGGGTGTTTAGGGCCGAAGCAATTTCGGAATAA
- a CDS encoding Lcl domain-containing protein, translated as MADHNRFSTGLSLNKILTFTFVSILSFMMISFKSQTENSLPATKKHFIGEAFGGGIVFYVDSTEEHGFIVSNEDISTKAKWGFSDTALHANAKNIGAGRSNTSIITKTLTDSTLAAGLCTHYKVDKFNDWFLPSKKELELIYDNLKTKNLGNFADAYYWSSSETDFNNAWLVDFKSGIPIEQNTISSGHVRAIREF; from the coding sequence ATGGCAGATCACAACCGATTTTCCACTGGCTTGTCCTTAAACAAAATACTTACATTTACTTTTGTATCTATCCTGTCTTTTATGATGATCAGTTTTAAAAGTCAGACTGAAAATAGCTTACCTGCCACAAAAAAGCATTTTATAGGCGAAGCATTTGGTGGTGGTATTGTTTTTTATGTGGATTCAACCGAAGAGCATGGATTCATTGTTTCTAACGAGGATATCAGTACAAAAGCAAAATGGGGGTTTTCTGATACTGCACTTCATGCAAATGCAAAAAATATTGGCGCAGGAAGATCCAACACATCTATCATTACCAAAACACTTACCGACAGCACCCTGGCCGCAGGATTATGTACTCATTATAAAGTAGACAAATTCAACGATTGGTTCTTACCATCAAAAAAAGAACTGGAACTTATATATGACAATCTTAAAACAAAGAATCTTGGAAACTTTGCAGATGCATATTATTGGAGTTCTTCCGAAACTGATTTTAATAATGCCTGGCTGGTAGATTTTAAAAGCGGCATTCCTATAGAACAAAATACCATCAGTTCCGGACATGTAAGAGCAATCAGGGAGTTTTAA
- a CDS encoding PKD domain-containing protein — MSHSLFQRKVFLILFCLITSFNAKAQLRQIYTDHQGDYDQVIGISFYSNTQGYVAFNNYIGFTSDSGHTFTKKTVTNINYNGYTGVNILFGFAYSGIKAFDQNNIILYGHFGFVPAILRSVNGGDSYTLVYHSQYDPSQLSTGIMDMIFPENSFTGYAVDADRILRTTNGGFNWTPVYIAPNSCFDKLEATNDLEVYALSDNSLDNILFPNGRIFDPNKIIYTKTGGSGWQKLNVPTGNIYSVNFYSTDKAYLNIDDKIFYSDNNGMNWIQKNDVEYNGVGFEQMKFFNDSTGYGIGFSRYKTTDSGKIWEKIPVDNPDIDQNYLQSSCFRSKDLFWAGGYKDNLIAITTNGGGNTIPRAFFTIDLTEVSANNLYKFNNHSNPRYTYKWFKNSVLFSTDYNASYVSPRLYIDTVKLVVINGNFSDTSSMIVDTRKNTAPCTAAFTIASPDTSAVKFTGQDSAFGTKHYWYWGDGTVDSSSRILTHHYKVVGTYTIKHTVYNTISRCIDSLTKTVTIDRLKNCLLLSITNQADTFYTNKITFNYNFERTSESYPSYWVIDTVFWNFGDGKTYKQTGSSPFVYTYDSSKYYNVCITVKNKITGCVATVCKPIFVFLEPGCNASFIRSGNSTYLPLTFIGRLNANNKGKRNTWIFDNKDTVKTGNTNQVLKKYFATEVNSYWNEYSYGGCRSIALIDIDNIKNRTVKHIQYDSLTQCSDTVVSVFTPSTAVSGPRIEVIQSNIFPNLFTYKFYYDSIKPYGSRYGVQDVGSSYFACGYNYSCTSAEYIYVRPGNVSVGIASGCIGNSDYREVYMKYHTVTNLDTCLIYPPKFSYSADTTSPLKISFYDSSWFYNNAKFYPSPLHTIYFGDGDSLKQSSSNFSHIYKRPGIYTVILKYYQTTGCSKTYSAQVNIPSQICVNGNTGLRSDRAGNAYQWQVNTGSGFTNILNGINYSGANTDSLTITNFISSWNGYTYRCMVDGSSSRLFKILIANTWTGAINNEWANPGNWNCGVIPDANTYVIINSGTVNVNSNTTIKGLELAPDAHLNIQAPTTLTITN, encoded by the coding sequence ATGTCCCATTCGTTATTTCAACGCAAAGTATTCCTGATACTTTTTTGCCTTATCACCAGTTTCAATGCAAAAGCGCAATTACGTCAAATATATACAGATCATCAAGGCGATTATGACCAGGTGATAGGCATCAGCTTTTATTCTAACACTCAGGGGTACGTAGCTTTCAATAATTATATCGGCTTTACTTCCGACAGCGGACATACATTCACAAAGAAAACCGTAACCAATATTAATTACAATGGATATACCGGTGTTAATATTTTATTTGGCTTCGCATACAGTGGCATAAAAGCCTTCGATCAAAACAATATTATTTTATACGGGCATTTTGGATTTGTACCGGCAATACTTCGTTCTGTAAATGGTGGCGACTCTTACACATTAGTATATCATTCTCAATACGACCCCTCGCAATTAAGTACCGGTATCATGGACATGATATTTCCGGAAAACAGCTTCACGGGGTATGCGGTAGATGCCGACAGGATCTTAAGAACTACCAATGGCGGTTTTAATTGGACACCGGTATATATTGCCCCCAATAGCTGTTTTGATAAGCTTGAAGCAACCAACGACCTTGAAGTGTATGCATTGAGTGATAATAGTCTTGACAATATTCTTTTTCCTAACGGCCGGATCTTTGATCCTAATAAGATCATCTACACCAAAACCGGAGGATCCGGATGGCAAAAATTAAATGTTCCCACCGGTAATATATATTCAGTTAATTTTTACAGTACTGATAAAGCTTATTTGAATATAGATGATAAAATATTTTATTCCGACAATAACGGAATGAACTGGATACAGAAAAATGATGTGGAGTATAATGGTGTGGGCTTTGAACAAATGAAATTTTTTAATGACAGTACCGGGTATGGAATTGGATTTTCCAGGTATAAAACAACAGACTCCGGAAAAATATGGGAAAAAATCCCAGTTGATAACCCTGACATAGATCAAAATTACCTGCAGAGTTCATGCTTTAGAAGTAAGGACCTGTTTTGGGCAGGAGGCTATAAAGATAACCTCATAGCGATCACTACCAATGGCGGAGGCAATACAATTCCCAGGGCATTTTTCACCATAGATCTTACAGAAGTATCCGCCAATAATTTATATAAATTCAACAATCATAGTAACCCTCGATACACTTATAAATGGTTCAAAAATTCTGTTTTATTTTCAACAGATTACAACGCATCGTATGTATCTCCGAGGTTGTATATTGACACGGTCAAACTGGTGGTGATCAATGGCAATTTTTCAGACACCAGCTCAATGATAGTAGACACCAGGAAAAATACCGCTCCCTGTACCGCCGCATTTACTATAGCCTCCCCGGATACTTCGGCAGTAAAATTTACCGGGCAGGATAGTGCTTTTGGTACCAAACATTATTGGTATTGGGGCGATGGTACTGTGGATAGCTCTTCCCGTATATTAACACATCACTACAAAGTTGTTGGAACATACACAATAAAACATACCGTGTATAATACAATATCCAGGTGCATCGATTCTCTTACAAAAACTGTTACAATAGACCGGCTTAAAAACTGCCTGCTCCTTAGTATTACCAATCAAGCAGACACATTCTATACAAACAAGATCACCTTCAATTATAATTTCGAACGGACATCGGAGAGTTACCCTTCTTACTGGGTAATTGATACTGTTTTCTGGAATTTTGGGGATGGAAAAACTTACAAGCAAACAGGATCTTCTCCATTTGTATATACATACGATTCTTCGAAATATTATAATGTATGCATCACCGTTAAAAATAAGATCACCGGTTGTGTGGCAACAGTTTGTAAACCCATATTTGTATTTCTTGAACCGGGATGTAACGCATCATTTATCAGAAGCGGTAATAGCACTTACTTACCACTTACTTTCATTGGCAGACTGAACGCCAATAATAAAGGAAAAAGAAATACCTGGATCTTTGATAATAAGGATACTGTTAAAACAGGCAATACCAACCAGGTATTAAAAAAATATTTTGCAACCGAAGTAAATTCTTATTGGAATGAATACTCCTACGGTGGATGTCGCAGCATTGCATTGATTGATATTGACAATATAAAAAACCGTACTGTTAAACATATTCAATATGACAGTCTTACTCAATGTTCAGATACAGTAGTATCTGTTTTTACACCAAGCACTGCCGTTAGTGGCCCCAGGATAGAAGTCATTCAAAGTAATATCTTCCCCAATTTATTTACTTATAAATTTTACTACGATTCGATCAAACCATATGGATCAAGATATGGCGTACAGGATGTTGGATCAAGTTATTTTGCTTGCGGTTACAATTATTCATGTACTTCTGCAGAATACATTTATGTAAGACCCGGCAATGTATCTGTTGGCATCGCATCAGGTTGTATTGGTAATAGTGATTACAGGGAAGTATACATGAAATATCACACGGTCACTAACCTGGATACTTGTTTGATCTATCCACCAAAATTTAGTTATAGCGCTGATACCACCAGCCCATTAAAAATTAGTTTTTATGACTCAAGCTGGTTTTATAATAATGCAAAATTTTATCCAAGCCCGCTGCATACAATATATTTCGGAGATGGAGATTCTCTCAAACAATCTTCTTCAAATTTTTCTCATATCTACAAGCGGCCGGGTATATATACGGTTATACTGAAATACTATCAGACCACCGGCTGTAGCAAGACCTATTCAGCACAGGTAAACATTCCATCACAAATTTGCGTTAATGGAAATACCGGCCTAAGATCAGACCGGGCAGGTAATGCTTATCAATGGCAGGTTAACACAGGCAGCGGGTTTACAAACATTCTGAACGGCATTAATTATTCCGGCGCAAATACTGATTCATTAACGATCACTAATTTTATTTCTTCATGGAATGGATATACGTATCGTTGCATGGTTGATGGTAGCAGTAGTCGCCTTTTTAAAATTTTAATAGCCAACACCTGGACAGGTGCTATAAATAATGAGTGGGCAAATCCGGGAAATTGGAATTGTGGTGTAATTCCGGATGCAAATACCTATGTAATTATAAATAGCGGAACAGTAAATGTAAACTCAAACACAACCATTAAAGGGTTGGAGCTTGCGCCTGATGCACATCTTAACATACAAGCCCCTACAACTTTAACAATAACAAATTAG
- a CDS encoding T9SS type A sorting domain-containing protein, translating into MCRAKYISSLLFVLFISMDCFSQTDITPPAITSINFSPQTIDVTNGAADVTITVNVTDNISGAKMVVPNIQLPGGNAMGQSATLISGTTLNGVWQAVITIPQYSQPGNATMYAVSLYDSANNNANPFYADLVNQNLNADFQIVSNTIDNSAPSITSINFSPQTIDVTNGAADVTITVNVTDNISGAKMVVPNIQLPGGNAMGQSATLISGTTLNGVWQAVITIPQYSQPGNATMYAVSLYDSANNNATPFYADLVNQNLNADFQIISNTIDNSAPSITSINFSPQTVDITNGAADVTITVNVTDNISGAKMVVPNIQLPGGSGMGQSATLISGTTLNGVWQAVITIPQYSQPGTATMYAVSLYDSTNNNAIPFYADLVNQNLNTTFQIVSGTVPVNWESLVTATIHDHRSIISWSVSSQINNAKFIIEHSIDGIHFKVAGELIGSESTQAEMKYEYVDPAPNQGNNYYRIKQIDNNGEYRYSNVAYVRYEIQQLQLWPNPVPDIVNITVPYSMEVYIADLNGSIIKKHYLTKGANKFSLGYLSKGVYFLTTRNNITYTFIKL; encoded by the coding sequence ATGTGTAGAGCTAAATATATCAGTAGTCTATTATTTGTATTATTCATTAGTATGGATTGTTTTTCACAAACTGATATTACACCACCTGCTATTACCAGCATAAATTTTTCTCCTCAAACAATAGATGTCACCAACGGGGCTGCAGATGTCACTATCACAGTAAATGTAACCGATAATATTAGCGGTGCAAAAATGGTTGTTCCAAATATACAGTTGCCTGGAGGAAATGCTATGGGTCAGAGCGCAACACTGATCTCAGGGACCACACTAAACGGAGTGTGGCAGGCTGTTATTACGATCCCTCAATATTCGCAACCAGGCAATGCAACAATGTATGCTGTTTCTCTCTATGATTCAGCAAACAATAATGCAAATCCATTTTATGCTGATCTGGTTAATCAAAATTTGAATGCAGACTTTCAAATAGTGAGCAATACTATTGACAACTCCGCTCCTTCAATAACCTCAATTAATTTTTCTCCGCAAACAATAGATGTCACCAACGGGGCTGCTGATGTTACTATCACAGTAAATGTAACCGATAATATTAGCGGTGCAAAAATGGTTGTTCCAAATATACAGTTGCCTGGAGGAAATGCTATGGGCCAGAGCGCAACACTGATCTCCGGGACCACGCTAAACGGAGTGTGGCAGGCTGTTATTACGATCCCTCAATATTCGCAACCCGGCAATGCAACAATGTATGCTGTTTCTCTTTATGATTCAGCAAACAATAATGCAACTCCTTTTTATGCTGATCTGGTTAATCAAAATTTGAATGCAGACTTTCAAATAATCAGCAATACTATTGACAACTCCGCTCCTTCAATAACCTCAATTAATTTTTCTCCGCAAACAGTAGATATTACCAACGGGGCTGCTGATGTTACTATCACAGTAAATGTAACCGATAATATTAGCGGTGCAAAAATGGTTGTTCCAAATATACAGTTACCTGGAGGAAGCGGTATGGGCCAAAGCGCAACACTGATCTCAGGGACCACACTAAACGGAGTGTGGCAGGCTGTTATTACGATCCCTCAATATTCTCAACCAGGTACCGCAACAATGTATGCTGTTTCTCTTTATGATTCAACGAATAATAATGCAATTCCTTTTTATGCCGATCTGGTTAATCAAAATTTGAACACTACCTTTCAAATAGTCAGTGGCACAGTACCTGTTAATTGGGAATCGCTTGTAACTGCAACAATTCACGACCACCGATCCATCATCTCATGGTCTGTGTCTTCACAGATCAATAATGCAAAATTTATCATAGAGCACAGTATAGATGGTATACATTTTAAAGTCGCAGGAGAACTAATAGGATCAGAAAGCACTCAAGCAGAGATGAAATATGAATATGTAGATCCTGCACCAAATCAAGGGAACAACTATTATCGTATCAAACAAATTGACAATAATGGTGAATACAGATATAGCAATGTTGCTTATGTTCGATATGAAATACAACAATTGCAGTTATGGCCTAACCCTGTACCGGATATCGTAAATATTACTGTTCCTTATAGTATGGAGGTGTATATTGCTGATCTGAATGGAAGCATTATTAAGAAACATTATCTTACTAAAGGAGCAAACAAATTTTCTTTAGGATATTTAAGTAAGGGGGTATATTTTTTAACTACCAGGAACAACATTACTTATACCTTCATAAAACTATAG